The following are from one region of the Verrucomicrobiaceae bacterium genome:
- a CDS encoding BlaI/MecI/CopY family transcriptional regulator, whose amino-acid sequence MWDSKASKNVSRRERQVLEIVMRRGTATAREIEEDLPDAPTYSAVRSILRLLIEKELLVKTLNGRTDEYTLPMPAEKARVKALHQMVHDFFSNSVGAAAMALLGDRKSKLSKEEADELMKLIQEAREK is encoded by the coding sequence ATGTGGGACAGCAAAGCCTCCAAAAATGTCAGCCGGCGGGAACGCCAGGTGCTGGAAATCGTCATGCGGCGTGGCACGGCCACCGCCCGCGAAATCGAAGAGGACTTGCCTGATGCGCCGACGTATTCGGCGGTGAGGTCGATCCTGCGACTGCTGATCGAGAAGGAGCTGCTCGTGAAGACGCTCAATGGCCGCACCGACGAGTACACGCTGCCCATGCCAGCCGAGAAAGCACGCGTGAAGGCGCTGCACCAAATGGTGCATGATTTTTTCTCCAACTCCGTCGGCGCAGCCGCCATGGCGCTGCTCGGCGACCGTAAATCCAAACTCTCCAAAGAGGAAGCCGATGAACTCATGAAACTCATCCAGGAGGCCCGCGAAAAATGA
- the rplN gene encoding 50S ribosomal protein L14, protein MLQMESEIPIADNTGARMAEMIGVLGKKNTRFAFVGDIITAHVRESTPTAAVKKGEVIRAVVVRTAHPIRRNDGSILRFDKNAIVVIDKDNNPKGTRIFGPVARELRDKNFMKIVSLAPEVL, encoded by the coding sequence ATGCTTCAAATGGAATCCGAAATCCCGATCGCCGACAATACCGGCGCTCGCATGGCCGAAATGATCGGCGTGCTCGGCAAGAAAAACACCCGTTTCGCCTTTGTCGGCGACATCATCACGGCTCACGTCCGCGAATCTACGCCGACTGCTGCTGTAAAGAAGGGTGAAGTCATTCGTGCTGTCGTCGTGCGCACTGCGCACCCGATCCGCCGCAATGACGGCTCCATCCTCCGTTTTGACAAAAACGCCATCGTCGTCATCGACAAGGACAACAACCCCAAGGGCACACGTATCTTCGGCCCTGTCGCCCGTGAATTGCGCGATAAGAACTTCATGAAGATCGTCTCCCTGGCCCCCGAAGTGCTCTAA
- the rpmC gene encoding 50S ribosomal protein L29 — protein MKIKELRESSVEELSARRRELKQEALNLRIQQQSGQLENPARLKHIRREIARIETIITQRSQAATAQKAA, from the coding sequence ATGAAAATCAAAGAACTCCGTGAATCCAGCGTCGAAGAGCTTTCTGCCCGCCGCCGTGAGCTCAAGCAAGAAGCCCTGAACCTGCGCATTCAGCAGCAGAGCGGCCAGCTTGAAAATCCAGCACGTCTCAAGCACATCCGCCGTGAGATCGCTCGTATCGAAACCATCATCACCCAGCGCTCCCAGGCCGCAACGGCCCAGAAAGCCGCTTAA
- the rplV gene encoding 50S ribosomal protein L22, with protein MSAPATVRSTYKYARISPQKARQVTRAITGMPVSQALSVLDFTPKKGALIVAKALRSAVANAENNHELDASEMIVTSATSTPGPALSRMMPRARGSGAAIKKRMSHITVIIGAKPEEKAEESSKAARPARKKAAKKSAE; from the coding sequence ATGTCAGCACCCGCCACCGTCCGCTCCACCTACAAATACGCCCGGATTTCTCCCCAGAAAGCCCGTCAGGTCACCCGCGCAATCACCGGCATGCCCGTGAGCCAGGCCCTCAGCGTTCTCGACTTCACTCCCAAAAAAGGAGCGCTCATTGTTGCCAAGGCTCTGCGCAGCGCCGTCGCCAATGCAGAAAACAATCACGAGCTAGACGCCAGCGAAATGATCGTCACCAGCGCTACCAGCACTCCTGGACCAGCCCTCAGCCGCATGATGCCACGCGCACGTGGTTCAGGCGCTGCCATCAAAAAGCGCATGAGCCACATCACAGTCATCATCGGCGCAAAACCCGAAGAAAAGGCTGAAGAAAGCTCCAAAGCCGCAAGACCGGCCCGCAAAAAGGCCGCCAAAAAATCCGCCGAATAA
- the rpsC gene encoding 30S ribosomal protein S3, with the protein MGQKVNPIGFRLAVTKDWRSKWYAPKKEFADSLHSDIAIRTYLKEKLMQAALSKIVIERAWNQVRVTLHSARPGLVIGRKGQEIEVMSQKISEMCGGRQVKIDIFEIKQPELDAQLVAEAVTVQLERRISFRRAMKRAVQTAMDMGADGIRIRVAGRLGGADIARAEWYRQGKVPLQTLRIPIDYGFAEARTVYGIIGCKVWLNRGNASENARPREERRPRRDRNDGPGGVGPRGGAGARGGQRGRGAPQAGPEAAPAEAAAPAAA; encoded by the coding sequence ATGGGCCAGAAAGTTAATCCAATCGGTTTCCGCCTCGCCGTCACCAAAGACTGGCGCTCCAAGTGGTATGCTCCTAAGAAGGAGTTCGCCGATTCCCTTCACAGCGACATCGCCATCCGCACTTACCTCAAGGAAAAGCTGATGCAGGCCGCTCTCTCCAAAATCGTCATCGAACGTGCTTGGAATCAGGTCCGCGTGACGCTGCATAGCGCACGCCCAGGTCTCGTCATTGGTCGTAAAGGCCAAGAAATCGAGGTCATGAGCCAAAAGATTTCCGAAATGTGCGGTGGCCGACAGGTCAAGATCGACATCTTCGAAATCAAGCAACCAGAACTCGATGCCCAGCTCGTTGCTGAGGCCGTCACCGTGCAGCTTGAGCGTCGTATTTCTTTCCGCCGTGCCATGAAGCGTGCTGTGCAGACCGCCATGGATATGGGTGCCGATGGTATCCGAATCCGCGTCGCTGGCCGTCTTGGTGGTGCTGACATCGCCCGCGCAGAGTGGTATCGCCAGGGTAAAGTGCCCCTTCAGACCCTGCGTATCCCGATCGACTATGGTTTTGCTGAAGCACGCACCGTGTACGGCATCATCGGCTGTAAAGTCTGGCTCAACCGTGGCAATGCATCCGAAAACGCTCGTCCACGTGAAGAGCGCCGCCCACGCCGTGACCGTAACGACGGCCCTGGCGGAGTCGGCCCCCGTGGTGGCGCTGGTGCCCGTGGCGGCCAACGTGGCCGTGGAGCCCCGCAAGCCGGCCCAGAAGCCGCTCCTGCCGAAGCTGCAGCACCTGCTGCCGCCTGA
- a CDS encoding efflux RND transporter periplasmic adaptor subunit — protein MMKKGKTITWITLAALSAAAVYMGWTWFFPSTAGVADIPTRPVERGDLLINVLQGGEIRALQNLEIKSEIEIPTKILSLIPEGYLITDEDVKSSKVLVELDDTEVKQRIQTHEIEFQTTVSNYIDADQAREIQKSENQSLVRATKELAIFALMDFEKYLGREVTAAILQKAGLPKNAADFEKYAAVLETQADTPVDPDAGKPKTAAKSTPAPALKPTSTIIDFSAFLDSKTAGDGEAQQKLRQLGDELLVRKSELAVAQQKVEASTRLNSRGYITKAQLENDQVTYEKVALSVKTAETNLHLFKNYEFNKQCSTLISAYREDINKLQRTIRENRSRMAQSETRFNTAKRRHEMEIAQRDDLERQLKACVIKATQPGLVAYGDLNASSSYNYNNSIEEGISVRFRQTILTIPDMSQMGVKVNIHESQVKKVHIGQPVLVRVDAEPGKVLQGKVAELAILPDSSSSRYTPNLKVYPATMHIEGFHPWLKPGMNAKVEIIINQLADVLYVPVQSIEVDQDDKHYCYVSADGALQRRAITTGQFNEEFIEVRDGLQPGENVAISLPKKAEIDSPASLPAAGGKSAPETKKAKKDKNIAASAVKPTAKESGTATGGE, from the coding sequence ATGATGAAGAAAGGAAAAACCATAACCTGGATCACACTCGCCGCCCTCAGTGCGGCGGCTGTTTACATGGGGTGGACGTGGTTCTTCCCCTCCACGGCGGGTGTCGCAGATATCCCTACACGCCCTGTCGAGCGTGGAGACCTCCTCATCAATGTGCTCCAGGGCGGTGAAATCCGCGCCCTCCAGAATCTCGAGATCAAATCCGAGATCGAAATCCCCACCAAAATCCTCTCCCTCATCCCCGAAGGCTACCTTATCACTGACGAGGATGTCAAAAGCAGCAAAGTCCTCGTCGAGCTCGATGACACCGAGGTCAAACAGCGCATCCAGACACACGAGATCGAATTCCAAACGACTGTCTCAAACTACATCGACGCCGATCAGGCCCGTGAAATCCAAAAGAGTGAAAACCAGAGCCTCGTCCGTGCTACCAAAGAGCTCGCCATCTTTGCACTCATGGATTTTGAGAAATACCTCGGGCGAGAAGTGACCGCCGCGATCCTCCAAAAAGCAGGATTGCCCAAAAACGCCGCTGACTTTGAAAAATACGCCGCCGTGCTCGAAACCCAGGCAGATACACCCGTCGATCCAGACGCTGGCAAACCCAAAACTGCCGCCAAATCCACCCCTGCACCCGCGCTCAAGCCCACCAGCACGATCATCGACTTCAGTGCATTCCTAGACTCCAAAACGGCTGGCGACGGTGAGGCCCAGCAGAAGCTCCGCCAGCTCGGTGACGAGCTACTCGTGCGCAAATCTGAGCTGGCCGTCGCACAACAAAAAGTGGAGGCCTCCACCCGCCTCAACTCCCGCGGCTACATCACCAAAGCCCAACTCGAAAACGATCAGGTCACTTATGAAAAAGTAGCTCTCTCCGTGAAGACCGCAGAGACCAATCTGCACCTCTTCAAAAACTACGAGTTCAACAAACAGTGCTCCACCCTCATCTCCGCCTACCGCGAGGACATCAACAAGCTCCAACGCACCATCCGTGAAAATCGCAGCCGCATGGCACAATCCGAAACACGCTTCAACACGGCCAAGCGCCGCCATGAGATGGAAATCGCCCAGCGTGATGACTTGGAGCGCCAGCTCAAGGCCTGCGTCATCAAAGCCACTCAACCAGGCCTCGTCGCCTACGGTGATCTCAATGCCTCCTCCTCCTACAACTACAACAACAGCATCGAAGAAGGCATCAGCGTCCGCTTCCGCCAGACCATCCTCACCATACCGGATATGAGCCAGATGGGCGTCAAAGTGAACATCCACGAATCCCAAGTCAAAAAAGTCCACATCGGCCAACCAGTGCTCGTCCGAGTCGATGCAGAGCCCGGAAAAGTGCTCCAAGGCAAAGTCGCCGAGCTCGCCATTCTCCCAGACAGCAGCAGCAGCCGCTACACGCCCAATTTGAAGGTCTATCCCGCCACCATGCATATCGAGGGCTTTCACCCATGGCTCAAGCCTGGCATGAACGCCAAAGTCGAAATCATCATCAACCAGCTCGCGGATGTGCTCTACGTCCCCGTGCAGTCCATCGAAGTGGACCAAGACGACAAACATTACTGCTACGTCAGTGCGGATGGTGCCCTGCAACGCCGCGCCATCACCACTGGCCAGTTCAACGAAGAATTCATCGAGGTGCGTGATGGACTACAACCCGGAGAAAACGTCGCCATTTCACTGCCGAAAAAAGCCGAAATCGACAGCCCAGCCAGCCTCCCCGCCGCAGGTGGAAAATCCGCCCCGGAGACCAAAAAAGCCAAAAAGGATAAAAACATCGCCGCCAGCGCTGTGAAGCCCACAGCCAAAGAAAGCGGCACTGCAACCGGGGGCGAGTAA
- the rpsS gene encoding 30S ribosomal protein S19, translating to MARSLKKGPFIQQALLDKVDKMNESKGGKRPIKTWARSSMITPDLVGHTFLVHNGKDFVSVYATENMVGHRLGEFALTRIFKSHGAVTVKAAK from the coding sequence ATGGCACGTTCCCTGAAAAAAGGCCCCTTCATCCAACAAGCCCTCCTCGACAAGGTGGACAAAATGAATGAATCGAAAGGCGGCAAGCGCCCCATCAAGACCTGGGCTCGCTCCTCCATGATCACCCCTGATCTTGTCGGTCATACCTTCCTCGTCCATAACGGTAAAGACTTCGTCTCCGTTTATGCCACGGAAAACATGGTCGGTCACCGTCTCGGCGAATTCGCTCTCACACGTATCTTCAAGTCCCACGGTGCTGTCACTGTGAAGGCTGCTAAGTAA
- the rplP gene encoding 50S ribosomal protein L16, whose product MALLPSRTKYRKQQRGNRAGNATSGNKLDFGDYGLQLLDRGWIKNNQIEACRVALTRFLKRKGKVFIRIFPHKPVTQRPPEVRMGKGKGAPEFWVAVVLPGHMMFEISGVNEATAREACRLAANKIGIRSRFVTRESLHK is encoded by the coding sequence ATGGCCTTACTCCCCAGCAGAACCAAATACCGCAAGCAGCAGCGCGGCAACCGCGCTGGCAATGCCACCAGCGGCAACAAGCTCGACTTCGGCGACTACGGTTTGCAGCTTCTTGATCGCGGCTGGATCAAAAACAACCAGATCGAAGCCTGCCGTGTGGCCCTCACCCGCTTCCTCAAGCGTAAAGGTAAGGTCTTCATCCGCATCTTCCCACACAAGCCAGTCACCCAGCGCCCACCAGAAGTCCGAATGGGTAAAGGTAAAGGCGCTCCAGAGTTCTGGGTCGCAGTGGTGCTCCCAGGCCATATGATGTTTGAAATCTCCGGCGTCAATGAAGCAACCGCCCGCGAAGCCTGCCGCCTCGCAGCCAACAAGATCGGCATCCGCAGCCGCTTTGTCACCCGCGAATCCCTCCACAAATAA
- the rpsQ gene encoding 30S ribosomal protein S17, whose amino-acid sequence MSEATTATAPTDKKPVQKTRVGVVTSAKMTKTIVVEVERRVPHPRFKKIVRKTSKFYAHDEKSEAKEGDKVLISETRPLSKLKRWNLAEVLKH is encoded by the coding sequence ATGAGCGAGGCCACTACCGCAACCGCCCCTACCGACAAGAAGCCCGTGCAGAAAACGCGCGTTGGCGTCGTCACTTCCGCCAAAATGACCAAGACCATCGTGGTCGAAGTCGAGCGTCGTGTTCCCCACCCACGCTTCAAAAAGATCGTCCGCAAGACTTCCAAATTCTACGCTCACGACGAAAAGTCCGAAGCCAAAGAAGGCGACAAAGTCCTCATCAGCGAAACCCGCCCTCTTTCCAAGCTCAAGCGCTGGAATCTGGCCGAGGTGCTCAAGCACTAA
- a CDS encoding class I SAM-dependent methyltransferase, whose protein sequence is MHDSPLITPANSIQQDLARLRTMLRESLEPHVPAQRQDMRILNLACGRCDEAETLIQTGSELAQGGAVQMVGADIRIREIRQARENHASLPAEFLIEDATQISRHKEIGDDFNLVFLRHQNFWHGQDLWKKIFDQGIAKLRPDGMLVITSYFDVEHRLALRALEALGMEVVSNKRNKASRALQDAPGKSVDRWIAVLRRREQ, encoded by the coding sequence ATGCACGACTCCCCCCTCATCACTCCGGCCAACAGCATCCAGCAGGATCTAGCACGGCTACGCACGATGTTGCGCGAGTCGCTAGAGCCACATGTGCCCGCTCAGCGCCAAGACATGCGCATCCTCAATCTCGCCTGTGGCCGCTGTGACGAGGCAGAGACACTCATCCAGACCGGCAGCGAGCTCGCGCAAGGCGGCGCAGTGCAGATGGTGGGCGCAGACATCCGCATCCGCGAAATCCGCCAGGCACGGGAAAACCACGCCAGCCTGCCAGCCGAGTTCCTCATCGAAGATGCCACCCAGATCAGCCGCCACAAAGAAATCGGCGACGACTTCAATCTAGTCTTCCTGCGCCACCAGAATTTCTGGCACGGACAGGACCTGTGGAAAAAAATCTTCGACCAAGGCATCGCCAAGCTGCGTCCAGACGGCATGCTCGTCATCACCAGCTACTTTGATGTCGAGCACCGACTCGCCCTACGTGCCCTAGAGGCTCTGGGCATGGAAGTCGTCAGCAACAAGCGCAACAAAGCCAGCCGCGCCCTCCAAGATGCCCCCGGCAAATCCGTGGACCGCTGGATCGCAGTGCTGCGCCGTAGGGAACAATAA
- a CDS encoding TolC family protein, with protein sequence MVFPSLSRPFRSAALLAVVCVAVCSCTGAKYRSWADKEVFSLLKKKTSKVPNSGQHLMDITPPPPANMAKLTKNSKTVDFLGERANVEKDARVISLADALDFAVHRNRGYLLQKEVVYLAALDLTLTRQNYTPIFSGGGASTLDRSKVTNGVNTLVNTGTLTTSGDFGLGMLTRTGARLAADLTTDFVRFITGGLDSGNSRLAFTLTQPLLRGGGYLAASEALTQGERSVLYAIRAFTQQRKAFAVDVATQYFRAIQSRETAKNAHLGFLSFNNTVERQKTMIANGQGTYSSLGQLLQAQLNFERIWINAIRNYEQQLDDLKITLGLPVTERIVLNYKDLDSLQILPPPGTLDEALQTALTTRLDLWNQRDRVEDTTRKILIAKQDTLPGLNIIASQRTLDDPNRNDFQLQTGNRGATVGLTSDFNLNLKPERNNLRAAMIAEQRARRELELAEEQIRNDVRTRWRDLEVARKQYEFALKGMEISQRRLQAEEEFTAVGQGTARDLVEAQRDINTSRDLMVSTRINHNLARLQLWRDMGVLFIEKDGSWVDVLKREKPKGK encoded by the coding sequence ATGGTTTTCCCCTCACTTTCCCGCCCATTTCGATCCGCCGCTTTGCTCGCGGTGGTCTGTGTGGCGGTGTGCAGCTGCACAGGTGCAAAATACCGCTCCTGGGCCGATAAGGAGGTCTTTAGCCTGCTGAAGAAAAAGACCAGCAAGGTACCGAACTCTGGTCAGCACCTGATGGACATCACCCCACCGCCGCCAGCGAATATGGCGAAGCTGACGAAGAACAGCAAAACCGTCGATTTCCTGGGCGAGCGTGCCAACGTGGAGAAAGATGCCCGCGTCATCTCGCTGGCAGATGCGCTGGATTTCGCGGTGCATCGGAATCGGGGCTACCTTTTGCAAAAGGAGGTCGTGTATCTCGCCGCGCTGGATCTGACTCTCACACGGCAAAATTACACGCCGATCTTCAGCGGCGGCGGTGCTAGCACGCTCGACCGTTCCAAAGTCACCAATGGGGTCAATACGCTGGTGAATACGGGCACGCTGACCACCAGTGGCGATTTCGGCCTGGGGATGCTCACACGCACGGGGGCACGATTGGCGGCGGATTTGACGACGGACTTTGTGCGCTTCATCACCGGGGGACTCGACTCGGGGAATTCACGGCTCGCTTTCACCCTGACGCAGCCGCTCCTGCGAGGTGGCGGCTATCTTGCCGCTTCGGAGGCGCTGACACAGGGCGAGCGCTCCGTTCTTTATGCCATCCGCGCCTTCACGCAGCAAAGAAAGGCCTTCGCCGTGGATGTGGCCACGCAGTATTTCCGTGCTATTCAGAGCCGCGAGACAGCAAAGAATGCGCACCTCGGTTTCCTGAGCTTCAATAACACGGTGGAGCGGCAAAAAACGATGATCGCCAATGGCCAGGGCACCTATTCCTCGCTCGGTCAGCTCCTGCAGGCACAGCTCAATTTTGAGCGCATCTGGATTAACGCCATCCGCAACTACGAGCAGCAGCTTGATGACCTAAAGATCACTCTGGGCCTGCCAGTGACGGAGCGCATCGTCCTGAACTACAAGGACCTGGACTCGCTCCAGATCCTGCCTCCACCCGGCACGCTCGATGAGGCACTCCAGACGGCCCTCACGACGAGGCTCGACCTTTGGAATCAACGCGACCGTGTGGAGGATACCACGCGGAAGATCCTCATCGCCAAACAGGATACACTACCAGGGCTCAATATCATAGCCTCCCAGCGCACCCTTGATGATCCGAACCGCAATGACTTCCAGCTCCAGACCGGCAATCGCGGGGCCACCGTGGGTCTCACCAGTGACTTCAATCTCAATCTCAAACCCGAGCGCAACAACCTCCGCGCCGCCATGATCGCTGAGCAGCGTGCCCGCCGTGAACTCGAGCTCGCCGAGGAACAAATCCGCAACGACGTGCGCACCCGCTGGCGTGACTTGGAAGTAGCACGCAAGCAGTACGAGTTCGCCCTCAAGGGCATGGAGATCAGCCAGCGCCGCCTACAGGCGGAAGAGGAATTCACCGCTGTCGGCCAAGGCACCGCACGCGACCTCGTCGAGGCCCAGCGTGACATAAATACGAGCCGCGATCTCATGGTCTCCACCCGCATCAATCATAATCTCGCCCGACTTCAGCTATGGCGGGACATGGGAGTTCTCTTTATTGAGAAAGATGGTTCATGGGTGGACGTATTAAAACGCGAGAAACCCAAGGGAAAATGA